Proteins from one Pseudomonas sp. KBS0710 genomic window:
- a CDS encoding hemagglutinin repeat-containing protein: protein MDVRHFAFLARQPSAALKPRDAFFGLPKRGLVLILANALFWQPLLAQAEGIVVSNPAISVGQAGNGVPVVNIATPNGSGLSHNQFKDYNVGPNGVILNNATGAVQNTQLGGYIVGNPNLKGGAANVILNEVNGGSPSQLRGYTEVAGQSAKVIVANPYGITCSGCGFINTPNVTLTTGKPMMDNVGRLDHYQVDGGAVTIDGEGLNASNVDRFEIITRSAKINAQINARELAVIAGRNDVDAKSLKATARADDGSTKPELAIDSSALGGMYAGAIKLVGTEAGVGVKLDGTLAASGGDIQLDANGHLSMAQTAASGAVNINAASLDAKGPVYAGTALNVNTQGDLTNRQSLAARDRIALSSGGTLTNSDIIEAGVNADNTRNATGDVSLRGKAVTNTGASVIASRALSVDAQALNNQGGTLGAKQHTQITAATVDNQNKGRILSNGGLAITADRLQNTQGGLVTSNGPLTAVVGEVHNQGGELSSLDTAALTVATLDNVAGLITAGNALSLNVGSLNNQAGLVTSQGTVSVAGNSLDNRQKGLVAGVGGVQANVVNIDNRNGELSSRSGVVVTATQLDNSDGGLLIAGGGAGLNVDQLLNRNQGLISSEGLLSISARTLANGGGTLSSAGPLTLGALGAVDNRGGRLVTDGSLILNAASVDNSQNGTLSARQALSLGTADLNNQQGGQITSAEALTLDLNRGEFNNQGGLINAPLLMLNNLKNVHNQGGEISSSQAFTLTADNLDNSSGKLLSNAALTLRIGQALANVKGLIAAASVDAHATDLDNRGGTLTSRGDTLLNVAGRLTNRDQGLLNASNTLTLNSAALDNQNGSLLGSAIALDFGTATGDLNNAGGLITTAGNLTINHLRDLSNQGGELSSAQTLNLSGRTLNNSNGKLISNNLLVLNAENLINQNGLMSGWQGLTVSGANLDNRNGGTLSSRYGDLNATLTANLLNSAGGALVSQKALTVNAGELDNSNKGVLSSAAGQTLTVGGLLNNAQGGVIDSGAALSLATQNLDNSAGSISGGTATTLDLLATLTNTNGKLASGGPLLISRAAQINNQGGQIASQGLLTLLTGGLDNRNRGTLAANDRLSLTASGQVQNGNDGLIYSQNADLSLTANRLDNGKGTVQSQGGMTANVADTLDNQSGKLIAQAGDLNINAASLDNRGGTLASLKAALQTQVVGVLRNGYDLNNNRQGGVMQGQSLNLQAGSVDNYGGRIAAQGGNALVTTGNFDNRNGGLYAKGLMRVVGHDFDNSGDNDGQIAGQQIDLDLSGALNNRLGIIESESTLKVRAASLDNQTGRLRVLGTAGTTEFAIGGLFDNRNGVVETANNDLTLNAGSFQNLGGNVLHVGTGNFGIAPANLNDVGGSLVTRGDLTITQGNWTNSSVIQAGQLTVNVDSLDQTATGQLLGARRFIGNGANWTTHGLIASDGALDLTLSGALNSSGRISSLGNLNLSAAQANLSDTASIAGGGVTTANIAGTLNNRGRLTAATDLVVNAGTLNNYATLGSGQRLVATTGALLNDHGLIFSGGDMSLRVDALNNSYADVYSLGNLSVDRDGKGGLASSILNSSSTIQSDGNLSLSANSIKNQRAVLDVNDAGVYTASATEGTCIEYVNAGDCHAGGTPRNYVWELVTRDKLEVTAASAGSSITAGGNMTLAGGDLLNSSSSIAAGGNFTARLNNLVNTGIETGETETYRLFTSTRTKHPGGWFSAAAALTNKYWYKSAGYNPNDLGGLEATVASFVGMMESERTQFGKVTKIASDDQRYAAVIQAGGAVDVKAQAGIDNSVVRLGYSYIGAGAKTTTDATGASGAAGYSTRVTLNQQLPPDLAQQQINPLSLPGFTLPTGQGGLFRLSGQSASAPASTDPQGWTLGGGSVDRTPVTGPVVPGSGTSADGVVINRVQGLPDSQFVSNPQKYLIETNPLLTNLSQFLSSDYMLAKLGYDPDQAQKRLGDGLYEQRLIQQAVIARTGQRFIDGQTSDTAMFKYLMDNAIGTKQALNLAVGVSLTAEQVAALTHDIVWMENATVAGQQVLVPVLYLAQANNRLAPNGALITGSDLNLVSGTDLNNVGTLRATNNLAASAGRNMVNSGLVQAGNRLDLLAGNNLTNRAGGIIAGRDVSVSAVNGDVLNERTVTSHQSSSGYRTERTDFVDNAARIEAANTLTLQAGRDVNSTGGAFKSGADLGVQAGRDVSLATAEQRNANAVSTLMRSNSATQYGTVIEAGRDFQVVAARDISAIGSQLNATRDLALVAKGNVNLASAANEQHSAFNSKKVTSQEDHVQQVGTSLVAGENLSLSAGNDLVVSASRASAGKEAYLYAGNDLALNAAQDSDYSYYRKTKTSKGLLSSSQKTRIDSSNQISQQGSSISADTVVVRAGRDIGTTASDVVSTNATSLIAGRNVVIDGATETFEQSHSSSTKKSGLMSSGGIGVTLGSSSNQNTFTSSTETTRASNIGSVLGSVDIQAGKDLTIRGSDVVAGKDISLVGQNVSILASENNNRSEQTSKSKTSGLTLALSGTVGSAVDSAYKTAKQARNEDDGRLSALQGVKAGLTGVQAWQAAQQNGGMTGANAGEFVGIAISLGSQKSSSKQTQEQTASQGSSLTSGNNLSIVAAGNGTPGADGDIRVQGSKLQAGNEMLLAAERDIRLEAAANTQKLDGKNSSGGGAVGVSLGFGSSGAGLSIFANANKGTGSEKGNGTTWTETTLDAGKQVSLISGRDTVLKGAQVSADQIKAAVGRDLMLQSLQDTDDYKSKQTDVSGGASFTFGTMTGSGSLSISKSKIDSNYKSVQEQTGLFGGKGGYQIDVGNHTQLDGSVIASTATADKNRLSTGTLGWSVLKNKADYTSQLQSASVSSGASGANAFISNMPSGSLIAFNHGDSDSGTTSSAISNGTLDIRDAAKQQQDVATLSHDVEHANGSISPIFDKEKEQKRLRQVQLIADIGTQASDIVRTQGAINAANAQKDPEAVAAARDKLIREGNTQPTEKEIAAQVTRTVMQPYGTGGDYQRAAQAVTAALQGLVGGDISSALTGASAPYLANLIKQSTQGNDTARIMAHVVLGAVVAQAQGNSAVAGAAGAGTGELIAARLYPDIKTENLSEEQRQTVSALSTLASGLAGGLAGGDLSGAIAGAKAGNNAVENNSLGDIASALAEGKTLEQKAEERVNAENERYKEQNCAGMSADACSAQMYAERRETLAYTVAGVGALAGAVLLGPALLNSCAMNPAVCTELSLTAVELPFGAATAGGTALGVGGFGSLAAKEVAATADAAAAARVAEGTKGAASKNANATGMLTDSETAVLTERYVIEGTAKGAAPKVAAEGKVGGQTFQDVNQTARPLNEADPKIPSLITDRIADKASANPGKLYPNGNMKDAHAEIGVIQQAYSSGKTAGADMSMTVAGKDVCGFCKGDIAAAAEKAELKSLTVRAIDDKTGLPKNYYWESGMKSIKEKK from the coding sequence ATGGATGTTCGCCACTTTGCCTTTCTGGCCCGCCAACCTTCTGCTGCGCTGAAGCCGCGAGACGCGTTCTTCGGCCTGCCCAAGCGCGGCCTGGTGCTGATCCTGGCCAACGCGTTGTTCTGGCAACCGTTGCTGGCCCAGGCCGAAGGCATCGTGGTGAGCAACCCGGCCATCAGCGTCGGCCAGGCCGGCAATGGCGTGCCGGTGGTGAACATCGCCACACCCAATGGCAGTGGTTTGTCCCATAACCAGTTCAAGGACTACAACGTCGGCCCCAACGGCGTGATCCTCAACAACGCCACCGGCGCGGTGCAGAACACCCAACTGGGCGGTTACATCGTCGGCAACCCCAACCTCAAGGGCGGCGCGGCCAACGTCATCCTCAACGAAGTCAACGGCGGCAGCCCGAGCCAGCTGCGCGGTTACACCGAAGTGGCGGGGCAGTCGGCCAAGGTGATCGTCGCCAACCCTTACGGCATCACGTGCAGCGGCTGCGGTTTTATCAACACGCCCAACGTGACCCTGACCACCGGCAAGCCGATGATGGACAACGTCGGTCGCCTGGACCACTACCAGGTTGACGGCGGCGCCGTGACCATCGACGGCGAAGGCCTGAACGCCAGCAACGTCGACCGCTTCGAAATCATCACCCGCTCGGCCAAGATCAACGCGCAAATCAACGCCCGTGAACTGGCCGTTATCGCCGGGCGCAACGACGTCGATGCCAAAAGCCTGAAAGCCACCGCCCGTGCCGACGACGGCAGCACCAAACCCGAGCTGGCCATCGACTCCAGCGCCTTGGGCGGCATGTACGCCGGCGCAATCAAACTGGTGGGCACCGAAGCCGGTGTGGGCGTGAAGCTTGACGGCACGTTGGCGGCCAGTGGTGGTGATATCCAACTCGATGCCAATGGGCATTTGAGCATGGCGCAAACCGCCGCCAGCGGCGCGGTCAACATCAACGCCGCAAGCCTGGACGCCAAAGGGCCGGTGTATGCCGGTACGGCCCTTAACGTGAACACCCAGGGCGACCTCACTAACCGCCAGAGCCTGGCCGCCCGTGACCGCATTGCGCTGTCCAGCGGCGGCACGCTGACCAACAGCGACATCATCGAAGCCGGCGTCAACGCCGATAACACCCGCAACGCCACGGGCGACGTAAGCCTGCGCGGCAAGGCCGTCACCAACACCGGCGCCAGTGTGATTGCCAGCCGCGCGTTGAGCGTGGATGCCCAAGCGTTGAACAACCAGGGCGGCACACTGGGTGCCAAACAACACACCCAGATTACCGCCGCCACAGTCGATAACCAGAACAAAGGCCGCATTCTCAGCAACGGCGGCCTGGCCATCACGGCCGATCGCCTGCAGAACACCCAAGGTGGGTTGGTCACCAGCAACGGGCCGCTGACCGCCGTCGTCGGTGAGGTGCATAACCAGGGCGGTGAACTCTCAAGCCTCGACACCGCCGCGCTGACGGTCGCGACCCTCGATAACGTCGCAGGCCTCATCACGGCGGGCAATGCGCTGAGCCTCAACGTCGGCAGCCTCAACAACCAAGCCGGGTTGGTCACCAGCCAAGGCACGGTGAGCGTGGCCGGTAATAGCCTCGACAACCGCCAAAAAGGCTTGGTCGCAGGCGTCGGTGGTGTGCAGGCGAATGTCGTCAACATCGACAACCGCAACGGCGAGCTGTCCAGCCGTTCGGGCGTTGTGGTGACTGCCACGCAACTGGATAACAGCGACGGCGGGTTGCTGATTGCCGGTGGCGGCGCAGGTTTGAATGTCGACCAACTGCTCAACCGCAACCAGGGTTTGATCAGCAGCGAAGGGCTGCTGAGCATCTCGGCGCGCACGCTGGCCAACGGCGGCGGCACGCTCTCCAGCGCCGGGCCGCTGACCCTCGGTGCACTCGGCGCGGTGGACAACCGAGGCGGGCGGCTGGTCACCGATGGCAGCCTGATACTCAACGCCGCAAGCGTCGACAACAGCCAGAACGGCACCCTCAGCGCGCGCCAGGCCCTGTCCCTCGGCACCGCCGACCTCAACAACCAGCAAGGCGGCCAGATCACCAGCGCCGAGGCCCTGACCCTGGACCTCAACCGGGGCGAGTTCAACAACCAGGGCGGGCTGATCAACGCGCCGCTGTTGATGCTCAACAACCTCAAGAACGTGCATAACCAGGGCGGCGAAATCTCCAGCAGCCAGGCGTTCACACTCACCGCCGACAACCTTGACAACAGCAGCGGCAAACTGCTGAGCAACGCCGCACTGACCCTGCGCATCGGCCAGGCCCTGGCCAACGTCAAAGGCCTGATTGCCGCCGCCTCGGTTGACGCCCACGCCACCGACCTCGACAACAGAGGCGGCACCCTCACCAGCCGTGGCGACACGTTGCTCAACGTGGCTGGCCGCCTGACCAACCGCGACCAAGGCCTGCTCAACGCGAGCAATACGCTGACGCTCAACAGCGCCGCGCTGGACAACCAGAACGGCTCGCTGCTCGGCAGCGCAATTGCCCTGGACTTCGGCACCGCCACCGGCGACCTTAACAACGCGGGTGGCCTGATCACCACCGCCGGCAACCTCACCATCAACCACCTGCGTGACCTCAGCAACCAGGGTGGCGAACTCTCCAGCGCGCAAACCCTGAACCTCAGCGGCCGCACGTTGAACAACAGCAACGGCAAGCTGATCAGCAATAACCTGCTGGTGCTCAATGCCGAAAACCTGATCAACCAGAATGGCCTGATGTCCGGCTGGCAGGGCCTCACTGTCAGCGGCGCGAACCTCGACAACCGCAACGGCGGCACCTTGTCGAGCCGTTACGGCGACCTTAACGCCACGCTGACCGCCAACCTGCTCAACAGCGCGGGCGGCGCATTGGTGAGCCAGAAAGCGCTGACCGTTAATGCCGGCGAATTGGATAACAGCAACAAAGGCGTACTCTCCAGCGCGGCCGGGCAGACGCTTACCGTCGGCGGCTTGCTCAACAACGCCCAGGGCGGCGTGATCGACAGCGGCGCGGCCCTGAGCCTGGCTACGCAAAACCTGGACAACAGCGCGGGCAGCATCAGTGGCGGCACCGCCACCACCCTCGACCTGCTCGCGACCCTGACCAACACCAACGGCAAATTGGCCAGCGGCGGCCCGCTGCTGATCAGCCGCGCGGCGCAGATCAACAACCAGGGCGGCCAGATCGCCAGCCAAGGCCTATTGACCCTGCTGACCGGCGGCCTGGATAACCGCAACCGTGGCACCCTGGCCGCCAACGACCGCTTGAGCCTCACCGCCAGCGGCCAGGTGCAGAACGGCAACGATGGCTTGATCTACAGCCAGAACGCCGACCTCAGCCTCACGGCCAACCGTTTGGACAATGGCAAAGGCACCGTGCAAAGCCAGGGCGGCATGACCGCCAACGTGGCCGACACGCTGGATAACCAGAGCGGCAAACTGATCGCCCAGGCCGGTGACCTGAATATCAACGCAGCCAGCCTCGACAACCGTGGCGGCACCCTCGCCAGCCTCAAGGCCGCACTGCAAACCCAAGTGGTCGGCGTGCTGCGCAATGGTTACGACCTCAACAACAACCGCCAGGGCGGCGTGATGCAGGGGCAAAGCCTCAACCTGCAAGCCGGCAGCGTGGACAACTATGGCGGGCGCATCGCGGCACAGGGCGGCAACGCACTGGTCACCACCGGCAACTTCGACAACCGCAACGGCGGGCTGTATGCCAAAGGCCTGATGCGCGTGGTCGGGCATGACTTCGATAACAGCGGCGACAACGACGGCCAGATTGCTGGCCAACAAATCGACCTGGACCTGAGTGGCGCACTCAATAACCGCCTCGGCATCATCGAAAGCGAAAGCACCCTGAAGGTGCGCGCGGCCAGCCTCGATAACCAGACCGGGCGCCTGCGTGTGCTGGGCACGGCGGGCACCACCGAATTCGCCATCGGCGGCCTGTTCGACAACCGCAACGGCGTGGTGGAAACCGCCAACAACGACCTGACCCTCAACGCCGGCAGCTTCCAGAACCTGGGCGGCAACGTACTGCACGTGGGCACCGGCAACTTCGGCATTGCCCCGGCCAACCTCAACGACGTGGGCGGCAGCCTGGTCACCCGTGGCGACCTGACCATCACCCAGGGCAACTGGACCAACAGCAGCGTGATCCAGGCCGGGCAACTCACCGTTAACGTCGACAGCCTCGACCAGACCGCCACCGGCCAACTGCTCGGCGCCCGGCGTTTTATCGGTAATGGTGCCAACTGGACCACCCACGGCCTGATCGCCAGCGACGGTGCGCTCGACCTGACCTTGAGCGGCGCGCTCAACAGCAGCGGGCGCATCAGCAGCCTGGGTAACCTCAACCTCAGCGCCGCACAGGCCAACTTGAGCGACACCGCCAGCATTGCCGGCGGTGGCGTTACTACCGCCAACATCGCCGGCACACTCAACAACCGTGGGCGTCTTACCGCCGCTACCGACCTGGTGGTCAACGCCGGCACACTCAACAATTACGCGACCCTGGGCAGCGGCCAACGACTGGTCGCCACCACCGGCGCCTTGCTCAATGACCACGGCCTGATCTTCAGCGGCGGCGACATGAGCCTGCGTGTGGACGCGCTGAACAACAGCTACGCCGACGTCTACAGCCTGGGCAACCTCAGCGTCGACCGTGACGGCAAGGGCGGCCTGGCCAGCAGCATCCTCAACAGCTCATCCACGATCCAGAGTGACGGCAACCTCAGCCTGTCCGCCAACTCGATCAAAAACCAGCGGGCGGTACTCGACGTCAACGATGCGGGCGTCTACACCGCCTCGGCCACCGAAGGCACCTGCATCGAGTACGTCAACGCCGGTGACTGCCATGCGGGCGGCACTCCGCGTAACTACGTGTGGGAGTTGGTGACCCGCGACAAACTCGAAGTCACCGCTGCCAGTGCCGGTTCAAGCATCACCGCCGGCGGCAACATGACCTTGGCCGGCGGCGACCTGCTCAACAGCAGCAGCTCGATCGCGGCCGGCGGTAACTTCACTGCGCGCCTGAACAACCTGGTCAACACCGGCATCGAAACCGGCGAGACCGAAACCTATCGTCTCTTCACCTCCACGCGCACCAAACACCCTGGCGGCTGGTTCAGCGCCGCCGCCGCACTGACCAACAAATACTGGTACAAAAGCGCCGGCTACAACCCCAATGACCTTGGCGGCCTGGAAGCCACCGTGGCCAGCTTTGTCGGCATGATGGAGAGCGAGCGCACCCAATTCGGCAAAGTCACCAAAATCGCCAGCGATGATCAGCGCTACGCCGCCGTGATTCAGGCGGGCGGCGCGGTAGACGTCAAGGCCCAAGCCGGTATCGACAACAGCGTGGTACGCCTGGGCTACAGCTACATCGGTGCGGGTGCCAAAACCACCACCGACGCCACCGGTGCCAGTGGCGCAGCCGGTTACTCCACCCGCGTCACCCTCAACCAGCAACTGCCGCCGGACCTGGCCCAACAGCAGATCAACCCGCTGAGCCTGCCCGGCTTCACCTTGCCAACCGGCCAGGGCGGGCTGTTCCGCCTCAGTGGCCAGAGCGCCAGCGCACCAGCCAGCACCGACCCGCAAGGCTGGACCCTGGGCGGCGGCAGCGTCGACCGCACGCCGGTCACCGGCCCGGTCGTACCCGGCAGCGGCACCTCGGCCGACGGCGTGGTGATCAACCGCGTGCAAGGCCTGCCAGACAGCCAGTTCGTCTCCAACCCACAGAAATACCTGATCGAAACCAACCCGCTGCTGACCAACCTCAGCCAGTTCTTAAGCTCTGATTACATGCTGGCCAAACTGGGCTACGACCCGGACCAGGCACAAAAGCGCCTGGGTGACGGCCTGTATGAACAGCGCCTGATCCAGCAAGCCGTGATCGCCCGTACCGGCCAGCGCTTCATCGATGGCCAGACCAGCGACACAGCGATGTTCAAGTACCTGATGGACAACGCCATCGGCACCAAACAGGCGCTAAACCTGGCCGTAGGCGTGAGCCTCACCGCCGAGCAAGTCGCGGCCCTGACCCACGACATCGTGTGGATGGAAAACGCCACCGTCGCCGGCCAGCAAGTGCTGGTGCCCGTGCTCTACCTGGCCCAGGCCAACAACCGCCTGGCGCCCAACGGCGCACTCATCACCGGCAGCGACCTGAACCTGGTCAGCGGCACCGACCTCAACAACGTCGGCACCCTGCGCGCCACCAACAACCTCGCCGCCAGCGCCGGGCGCAACATGGTCAACAGCGGCCTCGTGCAAGCGGGCAACCGCCTCGACCTGCTCGCCGGCAACAACCTCACCAACCGCGCCGGCGGCATCATCGCCGGGCGCGACGTCAGCGTGAGCGCAGTGAATGGCGATGTGCTCAACGAACGCACCGTCACCAGCCACCAGAGCAGCAGCGGCTACCGCACCGAGCGCACCGACTTCGTCGACAACGCCGCCCGCATCGAAGCCGCCAACACCCTCACCCTGCAAGCCGGGCGCGACGTCAACAGCACCGGCGGCGCCTTCAAAAGCGGCGCCGACCTGGGCGTTCAAGCCGGGCGCGATGTAAGCCTGGCCACCGCCGAACAACGCAACGCCAATGCCGTCAGCACCCTGATGCGCAGTAACTCGGCCACCCAATACGGCACCGTGATCGAGGCCGGGCGCGACTTCCAGGTGGTGGCTGCGCGGGACATCAGCGCCATCGGCAGCCAGTTGAATGCCACGCGTGATCTGGCGCTGGTAGCCAAGGGCAATGTGAACCTGGCGTCGGCGGCGAATGAACAGCATTCGGCGTTTAATTCCAAGAAGGTCACCAGCCAGGAAGACCACGTTCAGCAAGTGGGCACCTCGCTGGTTGCCGGTGAGAACCTCTCCCTGAGTGCCGGCAACGACCTCGTGGTCAGCGCCAGCCGTGCGAGTGCCGGCAAGGAAGCCTACCTGTACGCAGGCAATGACCTGGCGCTGAACGCCGCGCAAGACAGCGACTACAGCTATTACCGCAAAACCAAAACCAGCAAAGGGTTGCTGTCCAGCAGCCAGAAAACGCGCATCGACAGCAGTAACCAGATCAGCCAGCAGGGTTCTTCCATCAGCGCTGATACCGTGGTTGTGCGTGCTGGCCGTGACATCGGCACTACCGCCAGCGACGTGGTTTCCACCAACGCCACCAGCCTGATTGCCGGGCGAAATGTGGTGATTGATGGGGCGACGGAAACCTTTGAACAAAGCCATTCGTCCTCGACCAAAAAATCGGGCTTGATGAGCAGCGGCGGCATCGGCGTTACGTTGGGTTCAAGCAGCAACCAGAACACCTTCACCAGCAGCACCGAAACCACCCGGGCCAGCAACATCGGCAGCGTGCTGGGCAGTGTGGATATTCAGGCTGGCAAAGACCTGACCATTCGCGGTTCTGACGTGGTTGCCGGTAAGGACATCAGCCTGGTTGGGCAAAATGTCAGCATCCTGGCTTCCGAGAACAACAACCGTAGCGAGCAGACCTCCAAGAGCAAAACCAGTGGTTTGACCCTGGCGTTGTCCGGCACCGTTGGCAGTGCGGTGGACTCCGCTTATAAGACCGCCAAGCAAGCCAGGAACGAGGACGACGGCCGCCTCTCGGCGCTGCAGGGTGTGAAGGCGGGTTTGACTGGCGTGCAAGCGTGGCAAGCGGCGCAGCAGAATGGCGGTATGACCGGCGCTAACGCCGGGGAATTTGTCGGCATCGCCATCTCGCTCGGCTCGCAAAAATCCAGCTCCAAACAGACCCAGGAGCAGACAGCAAGCCAAGGCAGCAGCCTCACCAGTGGTAATAACCTCAGTATTGTAGCCGCAGGTAACGGCACGCCTGGCGCAGATGGAGACATCCGTGTTCAGGGCAGCAAGCTGCAGGCCGGTAATGAAATGCTGTTGGCAGCGGAGCGTGATATCCGCCTGGAAGCAGCCGCCAACACACAAAAACTCGATGGCAAGAACAGCAGTGGCGGCGGGGCCGTAGGCGTTAGCCTCGGGTTTGGTTCCAGTGGTGCAGGCCTGAGTATCTTTGCTAATGCGAATAAAGGCACCGGCAGCGAAAAGGGCAATGGCACAACCTGGACGGAAACGACGCTGGATGCGGGCAAGCAAGTCAGCCTGATCAGTGGGCGAGACACCGTCCTCAAAGGTGCGCAGGTCAGTGCAGATCAGATCAAGGCCGCGGTAGGCCGCGATCTTATGCTGCAAAGCCTGCAAGACACCGATGACTACAAGTCCAAACAAACCGATGTCAGCGGTGGCGCAAGTTTCACGTTTGGCACCATGACGGGCAGTGGTTCGCTCAGCATCAGCAAGAGCAAGATCGACTCCAACTATAAGAGTGTGCAGGAGCAAACCGGCCTGTTCGGCGGTAAGGGCGGCTATCAGATTGATGTGGGCAACCACACGCAACTCGATGGCAGCGTGATCGCCAGCACTGCAACAGCGGACAAAAACCGCCTGAGCACCGGCACCCTCGGCTGGAGCGTTTTAAAGAATAAAGCCGACTACACAAGCCAGTTACAGAGCGCCAGCGTCAGCAGTGGCGCAAGCGGCGCGAACGCCTTCATCAGCAATATGCCCTCCGGCAGCTTGATCGCGTTCAATCATGGCGACAGTGACAGCGGCACCACGTCATCGGCCATTTCCAACGGCACCCTCGACATCCGCGACGCTGCCAAACAGCAGCAGGACGTGGCAACGCTGAGCCACGATGTTGAACACGCCAACGGCAGCATCAGCCCGATCTTTGATAAGGAAAAAGAGCAGAAGCGCCTGCGGCAGGTGCAGTTGATTGCGGATATTGGTACTCAGGCATCGGACATCGTTCGCACGCAAGGTGCCATTAACGCGGCCAACGCTCAAAAAGATCCTGAAGCGGTAGCAGCTGCGCGAGACAAGCTTATCCGCGAGGGCAATACCCAGCCGACGGAGAAAGAGATCGCCGCACAGGTGACCCGTACTGTGATGCAGCCGTACGGAACTGGGGGCGATTATCAACGCGCCGCCCAAGCGGTGACGGCAGCTTTGCAAGGACTGGTAGGGGGTGACATCAGCTCAGCCCTTACGGGTGCGTCGGCGCCCTATCTGGCGAACCTCATCAAGCAATCAACGCAGGGTAACGATACCGCCCGAATTATGGCCCACGTGGTATTGGGTGCTGTGGTTGCACAAGCCCAAGGAAACTCGGCGGTTGCCGGTGCCGCGGGAGCTGGTACGGGGGAGTTGATTGCGGCGCGGTTGTATCCGGATATTAAAACTGAGAATTTGAGCGAGGAGCAGAGACAGACCGTATCGGCGCTTTCGACATTGGCGTCGGGGTTGGCAGGCGGACTTGCGGGAGGTGACCTGAGCGGTGCAATTGCCGGTGCAAAGGCTGGCAACAATGCGGTTGAGAACAACTCGCTTGGTGATATCGCTAGTGCATTAGCTGAGGGTAAGACACTTGAACAAAAGGCTGAAGAGCGCGTCAACGCTGAAAACGAGCGATACAAGGAGCAAAACTGTGCAGGAATGAGCGCGGATGCGTGCTCGGCGCAAATGTATGCTGAACGTCGCGAAACACTTGCTTATACCGTGGCGGGTGTTGGAGCTTTAGCCGGAGCAGTGCTGCTCGGTCCTGCATTGTTAAATTCCTGTGCGATGAACCCAGCTGTTTGTACCGAACTGTCATTAACAGCAGTTGAGTTGCCCTTTGGTGCCGCAACGGCTGGCGGTACGGCGTTAGGTGTGGGAGGCTTTGGCAGTCTTGCAGCGAAAGAAGTGGCTGCCACAGCCGACGCAGCGGCGGCTGCACGTGTTGCCGAAGGTACAAAAGGCGCTGCGTCTAAGAATGCGAATGCAACAGGCATGCTTACGGATTCGGAGACTGCGGTATTAACCGAAAGATATGTTATCGAAGGAACGGCTAAGGGCGCTGCACCAAAAGTGGCGGCAGAGGGAAAGGTAGGAGGTCAGACCTTCCAAGACGTCAATCAAACCGCTCGTCCACTCAACGAGGCGGACCCGAAAATACCTTCGTTGATCACGGATAGGATTGCAGATAAAGCCTCTGCGAATCCTGGCAAACTTTATCCAAACGGAAATATGAAAGATGCCCACGCTGAAATCGGTGTGATCCAGCAAGCATATAGCTCTGGTAAAACTGCCGGAGCGGACATGTCTATGACAGTCGCAGGGAAAGATGTATGCGGATTCTGCAAAGGTGACATAGCCGCTGCCGCAGAAAAGGCTGAGTTGAAATCTTTAACCGTAAGAGCTATAGATGATAAAACAGGACTTCCGAAAAACTATTACTGGGAGTCAGGTATGAAGTCTATTAAGGAGAAAAAATAG